tctAGGAGATCCATTTGAATGACTATTATTCTCCATAGCAATGTGATCAACAGCAAGTCCATTTTGTTTTTCCAATTCCTTGGTGGCAGCATGACTCGATAAAAGCGATGACTGCAATCTGCATTTTAAAGGGTCAGCACCTACTTCCTGTTTGAATGAGTCAAAAGTACAAATCTGAGAAACATCAGTGGGATCCTGAGCAGGACTGCCAGTCGATGCATCCTTATTGTCACCTTTCACAGAGGCATGGTATTCAGAAGTATGTTTGAAACCTTTCTCCTCAGAGTTAAGATGATTTGGCTTGGTCTCTCCTGTCTCCAGCTTAGTGCTTGCAACTTCATAGTTTTTAGAAACTCTTTTGACTTTCATTTTAGATGAGAACACTGATTTGCCTTTTAAGCCCTCTGACCTAGAAACAGAAGCAGGTATGCCGAGTGTAACTCCACCACGTTTACAAGTACCACTTACATACGGATAGTTATGACCCTTAACAGCTGATGACTGCTCTTCAGTTCCAGTGGATGTAGTTTTGCCTGTTAATTTATCTTCAGCTAATGGCATCATTTCTGCAGAAGCGGAGAAGTGCACAAAATCTTTTTCGCCAATGCACTCAGTACAGTCCTGATTTTGTTTCTGAATGCTAtccttctttatttctttttcttcaatAACCTTCACTAAAGGTTCCTTTTGACAGCACATGTCCATTTCTGAATCTCCAGTTAGTCCAATATCAACTGTTGAACACATCTGAGTAGTAGGATTCTCAACAGAAGGAATATTACAGTTCTTAATCTTCTCTAAGGTATTAAGACACATGCCATTTATCTCGTCTGATGAAGATTCTCCTTCATTACTTGTAGAACAATGTTTAGATATTTTGGAGTGATCAAAGCCATTTAGTTCACCTTCTACATATCTAGTTCCAACACTTCCTTCCTGCCATGTTCCGGCCTTCAATGTTCCTATGACATCAGAAATTTTCAACTTGACATCAATTTTTACGTGAGGTGAATATGCATCTTTGTTGTCCAAATTTGTGGGAATAGGCAAACCATCTGTGtcatttattattgatttatCGGAATGGCATAGCCTTCCTGCTGTATCATCTCCCAGTTTCTCACTGTAATCAAGATGTGAAACATCTTGTAACAATGGACTATTTGAGATACTACTACGTCCCTCCTCCACTGGGTTATTACGGCCTTCAGCATCTAACTTCTGATCAACAGAAACTTGCAAATGATTAGTACTATTATTGTTAACTGAAATGAAGGAAAATAAATTACTGCATGTCTCCATTTTCCTTGAGTTGTTTGAAGCTGCTTTCTTTCGCATATCTACCAGCTCCTGCTTGCTCACAGTTATTCTATATCCACCACCTTCATTCAAGTTTTTTCTAGAATACTCTTCTTCTTTAGAACAAGTAAGAACCTCAGCATGATGTTCAACTGAACTAGCAGATCCAACAATATTTCCATCATTGTTGTCCATGTTATGCTTACCAAGACCCTCCATCAGATATGATGAAGACTTCTGCATTTCAGATTCTGCTGCACTCATGGAGAGATTTTTCAGATGATCACTGACGTTTGTTGTCAAATTGTCCCCTCCAGAAGTCAAAAAATTTAAGACCCTACATATAGGAAACTCATCCAGAAGAACTGGAAATGTAGAAGCTGTTCTATTAGTTGAGTCTTTGAATGCTTCATCAAGAGAAGACAACTTTCCAGGAGAGGTTGAAGTTGATCTCTTATTAGAATATTCATCAGCATAATGATCCCAGTTATATGGAAATCCAATCAAGAAATGATTGCAGACCTGTAAATACAATGATCTAGAAGGTTTATAGTTGACAAATTTCTTAATGCTAAACTATAGCACTAACTGCGCTGACGGCGGTTTACAAAACCAGGTCATACAAGCCTAATCTTCTCCCAGCTTCTATGTAGTTGTAGATTAATTTTGTATTTTGAATCGGTTTGAAGTCCTTCAAGATGAAGGATTTCTTTCATAACTTATAATTACATAAATAGAACACTTTTCAGAGAACATCGCAAATTCACTAATCAAACAATGGACTATCAGGACTAAATATAAGTGTCTAGCAGAATTTTCACGAATTTACCCAATTATTAGTATAGAAGCAAAAATGATCACACACCTCAAGAGGAAAACCATTATCTTGTGTACGTTCTTTGTTTATCATGCCCTGAACTACAACAGTAACGCCATCTGCTGTCTCAAGAGTATAAGCATCATTCCGTTTAATAATAGGAGCAGAACTGAATAATCTAGTTGCATGTTGCCTGCAGTAAAGTTTCATATAGTAATAAAACCATGACATTTttaataacaaaaaatataacagAGAAATATATCCTTGAAAAAACATCAAGTTGCAATAAAATGTTCACTTCCATTTTCATGCCACTGGATCAACCAATCATCTCAGTACAAAGTTAATGGCACACGCGTCAAACACAAAAGACCATTCTTCAAAAGGTAATAAAGAAAGCAACATGCAGCAGTAGATGGTGTAACCAAATGCATAAACTTAATCACACAACTATGCATGGATATTTACTTGGGCAAATACCCAAAAAAATCCCCCGTTTTGGGCTTTTCCTGGGAAGTGCCCCCCATTTCTAGAATTCCCATCTTTTTTTGCCTAATACATGAAATACCCCTTATTTGGTAGCCAGTCCCGCCCCTTTTCCCTACAATTCCCTCCCTTTTCCTACATTTTTATATTGTGTTACACAATAAATTCAACAAGTGCTCAGGCACTCACCCAGGCGTGcaggcaaggcgaggcgaggcaaggcccatGCGCCTAAACACAAGGGTTCGAGCGAGCACCTTCAACTAGGCGCCTCTTGACATGCGCCTGGGCCTAAACATTAGGCGGCCCAAGCACTCACTTGGCCTAGATTGACTTTAAATGAGCTTGAGTTGAACCTAAATTAACTGATTTGGTTCAACCAAGTCGGATAACAATCCCCTATCCCTGACCTCCCTTTCTTCGTGTGCCATCCCTCTTCCTTAAACCTAATCGTCACAGCACTTCGTCTGCGTGCAAGGCAATGGGATCAGCTTTTCCGAGTGGGTGTGCAAGCCAATGACCGTCGTTTATGTGCAAGCAGGCGATGCCTCCCCTTGCCAACAGTGGTATCTTCCTCTCTTTccctctccatctttccatccctCTCCACCTTCTGTTGGTGCTAGTCCTCGTGCTCCTATCGAGTTGTCCCTCCATATCTCACGATAGTACCTCCATCTTTTGTCTTTCTCTCACGGCCGTGCTATGTTGTTCCCTCCACCTCCGACAATgttacgctctctctctctctctctctctctctctctctctctctctctctctctctctctctctccccctgccCACCCCCCGCCCCCCCACCCATGCGTTGTTCCCTTCACCTTCGGCGACgacacctctctctctcccccagtGACTCTTGACAACCCCGATGGCTATTGGTATAGACCCCTTCCCCCACTCTCTACTTCACCCTAACAGAATCACCTCCCCTCTCCATtggctctctctctcccctcgacACCTCTCTCCATCTCTCACTCTCTCGATGGCTCTCAACATCACCGACGCTCAACGATaccccctccctcctcttcttctttctctctttgctTCTTCCCCAACCTCTTTTCATGCTAGCAACTAGCTTTCCCCTCCCGCTAATTGCCTCTCCTTTTCCTATTTCCTTCTCCCCCCAATCAGCCCATCTGCCATTGAAATATGTTAATTATTGAATTTGTCACAGCTAGGATTTTAAATTATCATTGTTAAAATTCTTGTCAAAATTACTGGACTTTTGAtgttaattttcttttgttttgttatttttgttattatatttggtcaatttaataCTTTAATGCTTTATAAATGTTAAATGAATTACCAATGTTTTAGTggtgatattttgattatgaagtgaTATAAAATCTATATtttgtctaatttttattttaattattgtctttctccttaattatatttttagattttttatattGGCAAGCACCTTGCTTCACTCAAGCATTTTAGATCCTCAGTGCTTTTTAACACATAGCGCCTTTGACAACACTGgtgttatagtgttttcagcAATAGCAGGAAAACTGTAACACAGTAGAAAACACTGCAACACAATACAAAAGCACTATAACACTGTAACATAgtgttttatataaattttgtaaaaaacATGTGTTTACAATATTGTTACACTGCAATCGTTAGTATTTTCAAGTTTCAACAATACTAGGAAAACACTATAACACAGTATAAAAACATTGTAACACTGTGTTTTTTTGTATTGTGTTATAGTTTTCCTTGGTATTGTTCAAAACACTATTACAGTGTTTTTGTATTGCATTATGGTTTTTGTGGTattgttgaaaatattataattgatttgGTTCACCCTATGGACTGATTCattataaaaagaaaatgaaaagggaaggTGACTGGGGTATTCCAAGTATTAGGCAAAAAAGGAACACTGTCTTAAAAATGCAGGGCACTTCCTGTGAAAACCCAAAAGACGGATTGTTTTCGAGAATTCACCCTATTTACTCTCTCACACCAGGTGATAAAATTTACAGCACAGAGAATAGAGTAGTTTCTATGGAGAAgataagtaaaaaataaaaacaagattATAAAACTTAACtaatacttcaaagaaaaaaaaactaagaaCATGGAACAATGATGTGGAAggtataaaaaaaagaaacataacaGTTCAACCATTCATATTATTGGGCCCTTAACTATGTAATAAATTTGAGGCCTAACACTTCAATCATATCATCAAGAAAGAATAATATTCCACTCATTTCTACTAAGCTAAAGTAAACAGATCATTGATATATAATCAGTCACAGAAATGGACATGTCACCTACAGGTAGTAAATCAACCACCTTAAGCTCAATGAACCTCTATGTAGACATTATTTCTCATTCATCCTTGCATCTTGACCATGTAATTTTTATTCTTAAACTCATACCCCACTTTTGTAAcatctgttgaaataagttttcGCTTGTTGGGATCTTGTAAAGATGCATTTTTATCTTTCTGCCTCTGTGACACTGCCATCTCAACTACTTCATATGAAGGAACACAACATTAGTGCTTCTTAGACACCATTGCTCTTCAACCTTGTTAATTGTCAAACATCATTCACAAATGACAATGGTCAAAAGCCAGATCTGTATTTGTAGAAGGAATGCAGAGgatggagaggaagagaagagggtgGTCGTCCAACAACCTAGAATAAAGTGTTCGCTTCAAGAAATTGCTtgagaactttagaatcttgtgcaACTGCTACCTGAGTTTGTTCATGGTAGATGCTCCAAGTTTCACAAAAAACTAACTTCATTTCCTTGATAGATTGTCTTAATATAGTATTTGTTATTCATTTGGCAAATTCTTCACACAAAATTGCACGAGATTGCTGCTAGTGCAGGACCTATAGGAAGGGTCTAGTGTATGGCTTTACCCTTTAAGGTATAGAGGTTTTAGGGAAAAAATTAATACAATATTGTATAGAATTAACGTACATAGTTTTTGCAATTGAAAGATAATACATTTATAATATATTGAAGCAAAGATATGGGCACAGTATATTTATGATCAGCACATGATGTCTACTGAAAAAAAAAACGATGATGTAAACTGAGAAAAAAGCATGATGAATCAGAGCATGAATCATAAGATAATGTCTGCTGAGAAAATTTTTCACATCCTATGAATTGACCACATGAGATAGCATGCAAGATAAGGTGCTTCCAACAAGCATTTCTTGGTGATATATTAAGTGATCAACAAAGATCAAGGAATACACTTGGTTTGAAGAGAAAATGCATGATCTCTCAAAAAAATAAAGGAATACCACCTTAAGAAGGTTCTTGCTGTTCGCGAGCATCTAAGAGAGAGCAACACAAGGGCATTGTTTGCCAATAAGCCACAGCAGCAAACGAAAATAACAGCTCAAAGCATGAACCTCGGAAAGACTCACCTCGTCGTAAACCCTCCGACGGCCAACCTTTTCCCCTCGACCCCGCTTTCCGCTTTAATCAACCACCAATCGAACAGAAAAACCTGTATTCTTCGTGTTCGAGGCACCGAGAAGACATGAGACGTTGATCCACGATCGAAACCCTAAAGCTATTGCATCAAAGGATCAAGATGGAAGGGGAAAAAGAAACACACCGATTTCTTGTCAGCGGGGAAGGAGGGGGGAAAGGGCGTCGCTGATGCGAAGCTGGACGAGGGAGCGACGGAGGGCTTCGCCAAGAAGACCGATGAGCGAACATCCTCCTCCGGGCCCATATCGGCGGAGAAGGGTTTTCTTCGATGGCGAGATGAATCATGTGGGTGATCATCAAGTTAATAGAAATAAAGTGAGTACTATTTacaattcatttttctatttatatttttttattttctttttttattatttctaaaatatcataaataaataatcataattttttttacttaattccaacaaaatcttgtttcaacacaattttttttttccttctcataATTCTTGTTCTACTCCTCCTAATAACCACTCACAAATTAGattacatataaaaaaaatataaatatagccTTAACAATTGAGTTTTGTAACTTTTCTTACTAACCTATAAATAGATGAGTTTTGTCATaggaaaaaaatgagaaaaaaaatatacagacttttcttaagaaaataaaagttttagttttgccTCTTGTTTCATCCCTCAATTCTTCCTCTCTAACTCTCTTAAtcttatcttttctttttccctttaaagTGGTATATGAAATAAGTAAAAATGGTTAATAGCATGCAATTTCAAGTACTTTACTTTACAAAAGACAACTACGAAGATTGGAGCATCTAGATGAAGGTATTGTTTGGATCACAAGATATTTAAAAGGTAATAGAGAGAGACTAGTAGAGAGAGACTATAAGGAGCTTCAAAATAGTGTtattcttgaaaaacattccttgaaaaacataaaaaagaaagataagaaggtGCTCTTCTTCCTCATCTACCAAGGGTTAGACGAAGGCAACTTTGAAAAAGTTAGAGTCACTAACACCTTCAAAGATACTTGGGAGATTTTTTAAAACTTTTTTGGAGTTGAGAAAGTAAGAAAATTTTGACTTCAATCTCTTAGagctaaatttaaaatattacaaaTGAATGAATCTTAGACTCTTTCGAATTATTTTACAAGAGTTCTTACCATTGTCCATCAATTAAAAAGAAATTgtgagaatctagaaaatatatatatggtCAAAAAAAGTACTTCAATTACTATATGAAAAGTTTAACTTTATTATTATCTCTATCCAAAAATCAAAGGATTTAGaccaaataaatgttgatgagctAAAAAATTCTTTGCAAGCACATGAACATGTAGTCaataaaaagaaacaagatgTAATAGAACCAATTCTTTAAATAAAGCTAAgttgaaagaaagaaataaagggTCCAAGTGATCATGATATGGAATAGGTTGAGAACATGAAAGAGGTCATGGTCATGGTATAGGACAtgccgaagaagaaggaagaaataataaaaaaaatcaaagtccaaaataagaataaaaaagaaaagatacaagAGGCCAAGCGTATAATCATAAAGTTCAATGCCATTGTTGGAAAAAAATGGTCATTATACTTCCGAATGATATTTATTATAACCAAAATAATTAAGTTGAGAAAAGTACTATGTTGAAAAAAACGAGAAagattcttttttatttctagTCAATACAAGTTGACATTAGAGCTAGCAATCATATGTGTGGTTACAAAATTATTGATGAAAGGCAAATGTAAAATATTGATCCACCTTGAaagtcattaattttttttaaatatttattatgtgTTAAATATGAATAAGAATATTCTTAGTTTGATATTgatataaaagataaataattatttattaaaagcAATACAAATTGTTTAATTACTTAAGTGGATATGTAAAAAAAAAGACTATTTATCTTAACCATTAATCATGACATAATATTTAAAGACTTGTGTGAAGCATTCGTCGTGACCGTGACACTTGAGGTTTAGACACTTGAATGATAAGActataaagtcttatcgtcgctccgataccaaatgataagaccctaaagtcttatcgtggaagaaaggggagaaatgaggatgataatgatcgcttcgaggggatcgaccctccttgatcacttcgaggggatcggcctcctaaggtttgtccaaagacagaataatatttttcatagatcactgaaaagaagcagttacatccctatttatagagttccacccagagtccctcaggacttgaactctaataataaataaatattaaataaacctctacttgactctaactgaaccaaatcaactcaataaacaactggactaaatagactcaataaacattattcaaaagcttagaaaaagggtcctaacagtttctccctcttcaaatcagccttgtcctcaaggttgagcaataTCAATCTTGGGGaggttctctttcagcactttagccatagactatctgcaacgcatcacaacccgttgatcaagtaagtatggtctccactttttgatagtgtaagcaacaggtcgatcttttagtgtagtaatcgttgcaagaaattcttggcctttgctatcataagttaaaatctgtccatcagcttcgaatatatcacagccttcaatgtggtgggctaattgggctgtaacttttctgtccataaaattattaatgctatctgtatcaattaaaatagtgacaggttgatgcttcaaagttcctccgattttcatagtttgtgggttagtgtagccggccaatgcatgcactgtatgtgtgatggcttcaatatcttcatcagttttcacacctttatgattggagtccaactcttttacttctggttcctctctaattggctcaatcatcagaagttgcccttgtttacatcggtgctccatactccatttttcatcatagtataaaccccttgctgatctttccttgctaatttttttctcatgtagatgtgcaaatgagatcgcagctatcatagtgcaaggttgacgagccttaacttcacaccggatctccgaattaagcccttcaataaatgtattcagaagctgtcgttccgaccaatctctagcttgatttgacaatctttcaaacctactctgatattccaacactatagaagtttgaaaaattttggtaaactgaccatcaacattctcatattcagatgggccaaatcgaacaagaagccctcttttgaacttctcccacgaaggaactccgtaaacagtttcatacctatcgtaccactggagtgtatctccatcgagctggattgaggctatttccaccttggattcttttggagttctgtgaaaatagaaaaaattttctgccctagagatccaactggtcagatctccatctttccatcttggaaattccaccttcatgtgtaagtagtttgtgtcacaatcttggggcctttttcctgtattttcatatctgtgcaacatagaacttgagctcccaccttgttgaaatttactaaggctctccggtaggctctttttgaaatcattaagtgtttcttgtagtcggttctcaattctaattttcaatgcttccatttgtgcttttactgtgttatcgatggccatttcgtaagactgcaaatctgtaatctgaactcctatttttggtgttggtcaagggcatcaatcgctgtcctattcggtgctgctgttgtaacacagtcggtggcaacactatggaaATGAAGGGTTGCTACTAGGatgtgggaggcagcgatgcttgttgcagtcgctcgttgcgtagagggatcgctgttgctgagtgcttggaggcagcgatggttgtgactgctgtgacccaaggaagcaatcgccggctgccccaaggaagcaatcgccaagcagccgtgttgaggctgcggtgatggcaaccgacaactgcagcagcggaggcagaacaagagagaggtggcgttgaagcggccggggttgaggctgcagtggtggcaaccggcggctgtggCAACGAtggagagcaagggggctgcagcaacggtgcagatcgagagggttgaggtgaaggctgcggtggctggcagcagcagtcgttgctggccggagcgcagcagcggcggtggagaaggaggcagcgagggtcgtggcaggctgggcggcgagcggcgtcgtcgctggctgggcagcagtggcgacggtggtggcaaccggcgttcgcagcagcaaggggacccgcgactgcgacggtggtaactgccctgtttcggtcaccacggatgcagagcaagggggagcagcggctgggaggcgagcggcggtcgtcgcacgggggagcagcggctcgaaggcgacggcgacggcgctcgacgcgacggcggcggctggaaacaagggcagcagatgtgagttgcccgtgattgccctgtttcggttacaaaagatgcagagcaagggggatcggctgctggggaggcgtgcggcggtcgtcgcacggtggctggcagcggtggtggctcggcaacgaaggagaggggtggcattgaagtggccgagaaacagcggcggcggtagaggcaaccggcgcctgcggcagcagagggaccggcggcctgctctgtttctatcgcaccacagaaacagggacgccgacagatcgcacggccgaagctgcaaccaagggaaggcagcgatggcggtgcggctagggcagcgtcgcggacggtagaagcggcgatgggtggtccgctgtcTGGGAAACGGAGGCCGCGGCCCTTCTCggtcgagcgagatgcgggcagcgaggaggcgaggtgagaaggttgctggccggggcacagcggcagcggtgggcgctggccggggagcaacggcggcggtggtcgccgaccaggaagcagcgccggcggtggaggagaaggaaagcaggggtggtcggcgccgggaagcaaatgttccttttggttgagaaggaacagcgtgcgtggCTGCCGGCTTCGCGCtcacaaattctttttttttttttttttttttgagatgacgaatgccctcacaaatttttttttttttttttttttttttgagatgacgaactatagcgagaacgccgaggatcgctactctgataccaattgataagaccctaaataatatttttcatagattactaaaaagaaggagttccacctagagttccttaggacttgaactctaataataaataaatattaaataaacttcacaACTggattaaacagactcaataaacattattcaaaagctaaaaaaaaaatcataacattgaattttaaaaatctcaaaatgctatcaacaaaaaaaaaaaaaaaatcttctttatATGCAACACCCAAGTCAAATATATAAAGGGTGTATTTTagctaaacaaacaaaatgaagttTTGCTCTAACTTATCAAGCAAATAAGTCGCTTCAACTTATTTATGCAGCGGTTTATAACTCTATTGCTCCAACATCTTTTAGTAAGCATCACTATATTTTAActtttattaataattatataaaaaaatttagtttatttattgaaagaagaaaaaggaagtttTTAACATGTTCGAGAAGTTAAAAACTTTTGTAGAAAACAAAAGTAACTTCTGTATCAAAACCATCTGCTTCGACTGAGATGGTAAATTCACCTTGAAAGCATTTGAAGGTTTTTGTAATGAGCATAACATTCGATATTAACTCATAGCACCATATTTTCCATAACAAAATAGTATGACAAACAGAAAGAACCGAATGATTCTTAACATGGTGAGAAGGATGATCAAGACCAAAAATGTGTCCAAAAAATTTTGGGTCAAAGCAATGGCTTATGCTATCTACATCCTAAATTGATGCTATATATTGATCTTAGAGAACAAAACTCTACATGAGG
The window above is part of the Musa acuminata AAA Group cultivar baxijiao chromosome BXJ2-6, Cavendish_Baxijiao_AAA, whole genome shotgun sequence genome. Proteins encoded here:
- the LOC135585704 gene encoding uncharacterized protein LOC135585704 isoform X1, with the protein product MGPEEDVRSSVFLAKPSVAPSSSFASATPFPPSFPADKKSVFLFDWWLIKAESGVEGKRLAVGGFTTRQHATRLFSSAPIIKRNDAYTLETADGVTVVVQGMINKERTQDNGFPLEVCNHFLIGFPYNWDHYADEYSNKRSTSTSPGKLSSLDEAFKDSTNRTASTFPVLLDEFPICRVLNFLTSGGDNLTTNVSDHLKNLSMSAAESEMQKSSSYLMEGLGKHNMDNNDGNIVGSASSVEHHAEVLTCSKEEEYSRKNLNEGGGYRITVSKQELVDMRKKAASNNSRKMETCSNLFSFISVNNNSTNHLQVSVDQKLDAEGRNNPVEEGRSSISNSPLLQDVSHLDYSEKLGDDTAGRLCHSDKSIINDTDGLPIPTNLDNKDAYSPHVKIDVKLKISDVIGTLKAGTWQEGSVGTRYVEGELNGFDHSKISKHCSTSNEGESSSDEINGMCLNTLEKIKNCNIPSVENPTTQMCSTVDIGLTGDSEMDMCCQKEPLVKVIEEKEIKKDSIQKQNQDCTECIGEKDFVHFSASAEMMPLAEDKLTGKTTSTGTEEQSSAVKGHNYPYVSGTCKRGGVTLGIPASVSRSEGLKGKSVFSSKMKVKRVSKNYEVASTKLETGETKPNHLNSEEKGFKHTSEYHASVKGDNKDASTGSPAQDPTDVSQICTFDSFKQEVGADPLKCRLQSSLLSSHAATKELEKQNGLAVDHIAMENNSHSNGSPRYSTKYAVQSDIPVMNYSSEDKSLEMIYKTLIDKMNNQDVPKVSVAEESNKIKGSHTSRRRKMLRQVSYVHQSPLTRDRAKKSFVALSESLNFRRSRSGRLIVPPLDNGCQQIIYDADGSITGIMSARNVLNSPSQDWKYWILFHLGNSIGVHSISICCVACETILQLS